The Streptomyces sp. NBC_00691 genome has a segment encoding these proteins:
- a CDS encoding response regulator transcription factor, whose translation MTDAPRTTDAPRVVIVDDQALVRTGFRMILAADGVDVVGEAGDGDAAVAVVRRTRPDVVLMDIRMPGTDGLEATRRILADGAGTAGGPRVPAPPRIVVLTTYDLDQYVYAALGAGASGFLLKDVTPEHLTAAVRLVRSGDALLAPSITRRLVERFATAGGRSAAPHRELATLTPRELEVLEALARGHSNAELAERFRLSEATVKTHVARILSKLRLRDRAQAVIAAYETGLVTPGSDRGGPAGSQ comes from the coding sequence GTGACCGACGCTCCGCGTACGACCGACGCGCCGCGGGTGGTGATCGTCGACGACCAGGCCCTGGTGCGGACCGGTTTCCGGATGATCCTCGCCGCCGACGGCGTCGACGTGGTCGGGGAGGCCGGCGACGGGGACGCGGCGGTGGCCGTCGTGCGGCGGACCCGGCCGGACGTGGTGCTGATGGACATCCGGATGCCCGGCACCGACGGTCTGGAGGCCACGCGCCGCATTCTCGCGGACGGGGCCGGGACGGCGGGCGGGCCCCGCGTACCGGCGCCGCCCAGGATCGTCGTCCTCACCACCTACGACCTCGACCAGTACGTGTACGCGGCGCTCGGCGCGGGGGCGAGCGGCTTCCTGCTCAAGGACGTGACCCCCGAGCATCTGACGGCGGCGGTACGGCTCGTCCGGTCCGGGGACGCGCTGCTCGCGCCGTCGATCACCCGTCGTCTGGTCGAGCGCTTCGCGACGGCCGGTGGGCGGTCCGCCGCTCCGCACCGCGAACTCGCCACGCTGACCCCGCGAGAGCTGGAGGTGCTGGAGGCCTTGGCCCGCGGCCACAGCAACGCCGAGCTGGCCGAGCGGTTCCGCCTGAGCGAGGCGACGGTGAAGACGCATGTCGCGCGGATCCTGTCGAAGCTGCGGCTGCGCGACCGGGCGCAGGCCGTGATCGCCGCCTACGA